The genomic segment CTCCGCGCCGACCCCTACACCTTCACGTTCCCCGGAACGTGGTGGGTGCCGTACCAGTGGCTCGGTGAGGTCGGCATGGCGCTCGCGCACCGGGTCGGCGGTTTCGACGTGCTGCTCCTCGGTGCGGTCACGATTCTGGCGACCGTGTTCGCGTGGCTCACGGCGCGGTTGCTCGGCACCGGGCTGCACCCGATCCTGGTCGGGGCCGTCATCGCACTGGCGCTCGCCGCGGCCGGCTCGCACTTCCACGTCCGACCGCACCTCGTCACGCTCGCGTTCATGGTCATCGTGCTGAGCCTGCTGACGGCTGCCGATGCGCCCGGGCCGCGGTTCAACCGGCTGTTCTGGCTGATCCCGCTTTGCGTGATCTGGACCAACGTCCACGGCGGGGTGCTGGGCGGCATCGGCACGATCGGCGTCGCCTTCGCAGGATGGGTCGGGTTCTGGGTGCTCGGTCTCCCGACTCCGGTAATGACGCGGCGCGACGTGCGGGTTCTCGTACTCGTCGCCCTCGGTTGCGGGCTCAGCACCTTCGCCAGCCCCTACGGTCTGGACATGCTCAAGACGTGGAACGTCATCATGGGCGCGCCCGAGCTGCGGGACATCATTTCCGAACACCGCCCGCTCGACGTCACCGCGCCTTACGCGTGGCCGGTGCTGGCGCTCGCGGGCGTCTACCTGTTCGTCCTGGCCGGCGTGAAGCCGCGCGCAGTGAGGGCGACGTGGCTACTGCCGCTCGTGTGGCTCGCGCTCACGTTCAGCCGGTGCCGACACGCCTCGTTGTTCACGGTCGCTGTGGTCATTGCGATCACGGCCATGTGGACGCACACCCGGTGGGCGCACTGGCTGGCGGCGCACCGCCCCGACCTGTATCAACCGGGGCGCGACGGGGTGCGGCCGTGGTGGGCGAACGTGTGGCTGCCGGTCGCGGTTGTCGTGATCGCGTTCGGACTTCAAATGGGGCGCGTACCGCTCCCTCTGATCGGCAGCGGTTGGGCCGTTCATGATCCGGAATACTGGCCGGTTGAGGTCCTCGACGCGCTGAAGGCGAACGAGCCGAGACCGGGCGAACCGAACAAGCTGTTCAATTCGGGCTACGTCGACGGCGGGTTCGTGATCTACCACGCGCCGGGCTACAAGGTGTTTGTGGACGACCGGTGCGAGGTGTTCGGCGGCCCGTGGCTCAAGGAGTTCTCCGAAACGGAACAGAGCCCCGAACCCGGTCCGGTGCTTCTCAAATGGGAAGGCCGATACGGCCCTTACGATTTCGCTCTCACCCGGACGGCCACACCGATCGACGACTGGTTCGCATCATCACCGACTTGGTGCGTCGTGAAGGTGACGCCGACGGCCACGTTCTACAAGCGACGTTAAGCGGCTCCCGTGGCGACCAGCCCGCGCCGCACCTCCTCCACATCGGTCGGGCGTACGGCCCGCGCCACTTCCTGCCCGTCCTTCAGAAACACGAGCGTCGGCCACAGTTTCACCGCGAAGGAGCGGCCGAGTCGCTTACCCTTTCCGTCCGCGACTTTCACGTGACGCACGTCGGGAAAACCGCCGAGCGCAGACAAAATGAGTGGCTGCGCGCCCTGGCAGTAACCGCACCAGTCGGCGCCGAATTCCAGCACCGCCGGTCCGCTCCACGCGTTCACCTCGTCGCGCGTCGGTCCCGGCTCCTCGTACGGGCCGTTCATGTTGGTCCTCCGATCCCAAACAACTGTGCATCCAGGTAAGAGGCCGGAGTGCGGTCCGATCGCCCGGCCCGTGGTCGGCGGCCCAACCTTCGCGAGCTTCCGGTGTTATTGTAGGTCGCGGTCGAGCGCGGCTTGGCACGCGAGGCCCGACGGCGGACCGCCTTACGGGTCTGCTCAGCCGGGCGACGCAACCGAGATCCGCCAGACCCCGGGCCGTCGAGCCTCGTCGCAAGGCCTCCTCGAACAACTGACCACGGTCCGAATGGGTTCGTGCATCAGACAACGGAACTTTCTCGATCGCACTCTGGGGGAAGTTTACTCACGGCGCAGCCCCACGCGGTCGATACTGAGAGTGAGTCGTCAGATTCGTTCAAGTTACGGATGGCCCTTTGATGCGGTTCTTCGCGGGAAAGGTGGCCCGGCGCCTCGGTGCGGTGATCGCTTGCGGCGCGGGCACCGCCGGGTGCGCGTCGCTCGGCGGAAGCACCGACGACTCCCGCCCTTCCCCACCTGCCGCCCTTGCCAGCACGTCCCGACCGCGAGTGAACGAAACGAGCGACATCCGGCAAGTGGGCCTCCGCGTACCCGCCGATGCCCCGTCGGCGGTTCCCGAACAACTCAAGTCGCCCCCACCGCCCCAGTCGGCGCCAGAATCGCTGGACGACTTCGTCCGCATCGCGGCCGAACGGAACCCACGCGTGGCCCGCGCCGCCGCTGCCATCGAGGCGGCCCGCGGGCGGCGTCTGCAAGCCGGCCTCTACCCGAACCCCGAAGTCGGCGTGCTGTGGGACGAAATCGGAGACCGAACCAGCGTCGCCGGGAGCGGTATCGTCACGGCCCCGAAGGTCACGCAAACCATCGTCACCGGGCGGAAGCTCTCGCTCGCCCAGGCGGTCGCGGCGCGGGAGGTCGATCAGGCGACACTCGAGCTGATCAACGAGCGGTACGTGGTTGTCGGGTCGGTGCGGTCCGTGTTTTACGAGGCGCTCGCCCTCCAGCGCCGCGCCGAGATCCTCACGGATCTGTTGAAATTCGCCGAAGCCGCCGTTGCCAACGGCAAAACGCTGCTCGACAAACAGCAGATCGCCCGGCTGGATTTCATCCAATTGGAAGTCGAACGGGAGCGGTTCCGCGCCGAACTCCAGGCGGTGCAACGCGAACTGCCCGGCGCGTACCGCCGGCTCGCCGCCGCCTCGGGGAACAGCGCCGCCATCCCAGCGGCGCTCGTCGGTTCGTTCGACGGGCTACCGGAATACGACCCGGAGGCCGTGCGCCAGGCCGTTCTCGCGTACCACCCGCTCGCCCGCTCGGCGCGGGTGGGCGTGGAGAAGGCGCAGGCGGCACTGCGACGCGCCGAGGCCGAACCTGTCCCGAACGTGTCGGTGTACGGGGCATACATCAGACAGTTCGAAAACCGGTCCTACGACGGCGCCGCCGGGTTCTCGTTGACCCTCCCGGTCTGGAACCGGAACCAGGGTAACATCCACGCGGCACGGGCCGAACTCGGCGTGGCGATCTCAACGGTCGGACAGGTGGAGAACGACCTGGCGGCACGGGTCGCCGTCGCGTTCCAGATGTACGCCGCGGCTCGCGAACGGGCCGAGGTGTATCGCACGGAACTGATCCCCCGGGCCGAGGAAACGTACAAGTTGTCGCTCGGCGCGTTCAAGGGCGGACAGTTCGAGTACCTGCGGGTGATCCAGTCGCAGCGGGCAGCGGCCGAATCCCGGCTGGAGTACAATCGGTCGCTCGGTGAAGCCTGGAAGGCCGCCGCGGACCTCTCCGCGCTGTTGCTGGAAGAATGGTGGCCGGGGCCGCAGCCCGCGCCCAAGGGTCCGGGGGCGGGCCCGGTGATGGTGCCACCAATGACCCCACCGGAGGCGGGTCCGAAAGGACCGTAGCGCGTCGGTCATGGGAATAGTCAGGCGGGATCAGAAGTGAACCGATCCTGCTGACAACTACCGGCACAACTGAAATCCACAATTCAACTCCCAGGAAAGACTTCCATCTCAGATTTGATCATCTTCCGAGTTTGATTGACTGCGCCCATTGCTTCTCGTCCTGGTGTACTACGGTATCCCAGAGCGTGCAGCGGAGGGCGGGCCGTGGTAGTCGATTACCGAGAGGCGAAGGACGCGATCACCGCACAGAAGCTCCTCGCGGAAGCGGGTATCGTCGCGGTGTATATTCCGGACAAAGTTGTCGCCGTTTCCGATGATCCGACGATGACGCGGTGGCTGGTGCAGCGCCTCCAGGTGCGCAAGGCCGACGCCGAGCGCGCGACCGCCATCCTCAAACAGTACGGCTTGCAGGGCGAACCGATGGGCACCGAATGGATCTGATCCCACCGATCCGCCCGAAAGTCACTTGCGAGAATGAATCCCGTCACCGCCGCCAGAACCAGTGCCGGCGCCGCATCCGGCGGCGGTGCCGCCACAACCAGTAGTGGTGTTCGCGGTGAAAGAACAGTCCGGCGCGCACCTGTTGGTTGCCGGAGTCCAGGGGGAGCGCGGCGCCGGCCAGCGCCGCAACGCGGGTCATCAGAGAACGTATCGTCACGGGAACTCTCCGCTCCTCGGGTTCGGGGCGTCAGAAGGTTCGGCCTACTCGTCGTCGGCGTGCGTCTCGACATCTTTCCCGTCTGCGGACACGAACACCACGGTCTCCCGCTTTTCCTTGCGGAAGTCGCCGGCGAAGAGGTAGCCGCTGACCCCGCCCTCCTCGATCTTGTGGACCGAATGCGGCCGGAACTTCGGTTCCGCTTTCTTGAGCGCGTCCGCGACCGCCTTGGGGACGGCCTTCAGCTCGATCTCGAGCTCGACCGCGAGGATCTTCCCCTCGGCGCTAACGGTGACGACCGATTCGTCCCTCTTGCCGACCGCGCCCTCGAATTCGTACGCCAGTTCGGCCTTACTCAGGTCGCGAATGTCGGTTCCGGAGAAGACCTCGTACACCGCGTCGGCGGCGAACTTGGGGAACCGATCGGTCACGGCCCTCATGACACCGGCCGGCACGTCCTTGACCGAGATCTGTCGTTCCGCGCCCCGTACCTTTCCGTCGGCGGTCGCTTCGATGCTCACCGCGCGCCCGCCGGTGTCCTTGCCTTCCAGTTCAAAGGTGGTCTTGCCCTTGTGCGCGGCGGCCCACCTGGCCCCTTTGAAGAGGCGATCGGCCGCCTCGCGGACCGCGGCCGGCACCTTCGAAACCTCGACCTCCGCCGCCAGCACCGCCGGGCCGGGTGAAACGAGGACGGCAACACCGCCAATCGCCAGTGTGCGGATCGCGGAGCGCCGGTCGACCGGTGTCTGGTTCATCTGTCTGTCTCCCGTCGGAGGTCGCGACTTGAGTCGGGCGATGGCAATGGGCAGAGCGCTTCGGGCGCATTGGGCACACCCAAAAAGCGACCGAGTGGGTCCCTTTTGGCGTGCGAGTGTAAACCGCGTCCGCGGCCCGGGTCAAGGCGGAAGGGCGGGCGGCGCGACCAGCGCTCATTCATCCCCGAACCCCAAACCGAGCTGATCGACATTGCGTTGCGGGCCGCGTCGTTCGTCCGGGCCGTATAGGTGGCGCGGCTCTGGAACGGCCACCGCTCACGCCGCGGCCCGAAGGCGCCGCAACTCGTCGTAGGCCGGGGCGGGTTGCCGTGACAGGGAAGGCCGCTTCGCCGCGTTCCTCGAATGCCTTCTTCCAGGTCCGGAGCCGCTCACCTCTCGAACGGTTTGCGCGGGCGGAGATCGCGGTGCGTGATGACTCCGATGAGGGCGCGGAAAATAGAGGTTATGCGACCGGTTCCTGGGGACAGCGAACCAGCGACCGGTTCGTCCTGTCTGTCGTGATGTTTTGCCCGCGCGGTCCGACCTCCGCGGAGAGTGCCCCTGGAAGCCGCGTTCCTGAAACGTAGCCGTTCACAGGTGAGACGTCGGCATATCAGCGAATTGATATGCCGACGCCGTGAGGGAATTCGGATTAGGCCGGGAGCAGTGTCGGTGCCGGCTCGCCATTGCGGTGTGCGCGGATGGCGTCGGTGAGGAATGCCAATACGTTGCGGTTCTGCCGGCGGCACGAGGCGAGGACCGTCAAGATGCGTTCCACGAATCGGCTCCCGCGTTCGCTGTCGGTCCCGAAGCTGGTTTTGCGCCAGCACACCGCGTGGCGCACCTCGCGCTCGGCCGCGTTGTTGGTCGGTTCCACACCGACGACCCGCGCGAACGTCCACAACGACGCCTCGACGGCCAACAGGTCGCCGCAGGTGGCGGCGGTCTTGGCGCAGCCGCACGCAGCCCCGGTCCGCAGGTGCTCGCCGATCTGGTGACGCAATTCGGGGACGTAGTTCGATCGGAATGTGGACCGCGCGAGGGTTCCGTCCCGGACCCGATACCAATGCTCGAACAAGGCGTCCGAACTCGCCAACAGAGCCGCACCGATCGCCGTCCCGGAACCGCCGCGGTCGATCATCGCCTGGAAATCGCGACGCAGGTGCGCCCAGCACAGCTGGCGCGTGTGCTTGGAAAGGTGCGTGTACACCGGATACCGGTCGGTCGTGTGGACGGCCGTCGAGCCCGCTCGCAGATCATCGAAGGCGCTTCGGCCCCGGGTCTTTCGGATCAGGAAGGCCACCACGAACGTGGTCACGGCCACCCACAACCAGGCCCGCTTGCGGCCTTGGGTCCAGCCGGTCTCGTCCACGTTGGCCGGTTGTCCGCGGGTGTAGATCAGGGCGTCCTCGGCCACCGGCTTCAACGCCTCCGCGGTTCGGTGCTGGAGCTTGCACACCATCGCCGGGCTCAGGGGCAGGCCGAACAGGTCGGCGAACAATTGGCTCGTGCCGCGCTTGCCCAGGCGGCACGAGCCGGTGAGCACCGCGGCCACCGCCTGAGCCCGGGGTCCGTATCCGGTCGCCGCCTCGGCCGGCACCGTCGCCGCGGTCGTCGTGCCGCAGTGCGGGCACCGGAGCCGGTGGCACCGATACTCGGTGACGTGAGGCGTGATGACGGGGATCTCGTGGACCTGATGAACGGCCGGTTGTGGGTCGTCCCCGGTCAACGGGTGCGCACAGTCCCGGCACGTGGACGGCTTAAGTGCCCGGATCTCATCGGGCGGCAGCAGGGTGCGTTCGGCTTTGGGGTGCCCCGGTTGCCCGCCTCGTCTCTTGCCCGAGGGCGGCTTGGGCGGGGCCGGTTTCACGTGCGGGGCGTCGGACGAAGGGGGCTTGGACGAGTTGGTGGAGTTCTGGTTGAGACGGGCCTCGAGTTCCGCGACGCGGGTGGTGAGCCCGGTGACCTGGGCGGTGAGTTCGGCAATCGTGGCCTCAAGAATGCGGATATACGCCACGACCTGTGGGGGCAGGTCGCTCGGGAGTTCCGGCGGTTGAGGGACAGGCGTCATCGCGTCCGTTCAATTACGGAAGACGGGTATGTGAGGCAACCACTCACGGACCTCATGCAAAAAGCCCTGAAAAACGCAGGGCCAGTCTCCTGTGAACGGTTACCCTGAAACAGCTCGCCGACGAACCCGACGACGTCGTATCGCGACTCGTTTTCGCGGACTGGCTGGGCGAGCGGGACGACCCCGCGTCGAACGAGCGGGGCGAATTCATTCGACTCCAGCACAGGCTCACCCAGGAGAGGGTGCCCGCAACGGACCGGCCGCGCCTGCTCGCGCGCCAGCGTGAACTGTTGGAACGGCACCGGGACCGGTGGGAGGACGCGTTTCGCGGGCTGATCAGCAACTGCGAGTATCACAACGGGTTCGCCGAGCGGGTGACGCTCAGTGTCGATGAACTCGTCCACGGTCTCGCGGACCTGGTTCACCACACGCCGGTCGTCAGGGTGCGGCTCCGCGACCTCAACGCCAATACGGTCGCGGCGGCGGCTCACGTGCAGGCGCTCGCCCGGGTGCGCGAGCTCGATCTGAACCGGGCGCCGCTCGCGCCAGAGGTGTTCCGAGCGCTGATCGGCTCGCCGCATCTGACGCGGCTGCGGTCCCTCCAGCTCGCGCGCACCGGTCTGGGGGACAACGGGGTCCGGGCGCTCGTCGCGTCGAACGTGTTCGGTCGGCTGGAGTACCTCAATCTCTCCCACACCAACCTGACGGTCGTCGGCCTGATCGCGCTCGTGGGCGCGATCCGCAACCGGACGACCGCACTCAGGGTGCTCGTTCTGCGGGGCGCGCCGCGACTGCCGCCCGGATCGGTTCTGCCGTTGCCCCAAGCCGTGCCCATCGGGGTGCGGCAGGCGCTCGAGGCGCAGATCGGTTTGGAACTGGGAAAGCCGGTGAATCTGCTCGCGCGGCTCCACGCGGAACGCGCCGGGCTTTCGGCGGACTTCCGACGGTGGGTGGAGTTGTTGCGGACCCGAGGCCCACGCGAGCTCCCGCGTGCGGTGACGGCGCTCGGCTTGCCCGATCCCCTGCGACACGCCTTCGTGCGGGTGTGCCAGCGGCGCGTGGTCTGGAGAGCGAACCGCCTGGGGTTCGTTCCGCCGGAGGAGGACAGCGGCAGCGAAAACCTGCTACGCCTCTTGAGGCTTCTGTTTGAGATGGCCGATGAGCGGGACGAACGGGCGCTCGTGGATCACTTCCTCGATCTCTACATGAGGTACGAGCGCGGCGATCTCCCGGAGGACGGCAAGACGCGCTGACGGCCGGCCCCGTGAACCGAGCGCGTCACGGATCGATTTGCCCTGGTAGCCCGGTGGAAGAGTACTGCGGTGGCGTCGCGGAGGTCGGAGGTGCGAATCCTTCCTCAGGGCCGCGACCGCAACGGCCCCGGTGGTGTAACGGAAGCACACCATCCCCTCAAGATGGAGGCGGGGGTTCGATCCCTTCCCGGGGTCCCGACAACAATGTGCCTCGGTGGTGTAACGGAAGCACACCGGATCGCTAATTCGGAGGCGGAGGTTCGACCCCTTCCCCGAGGCCCCGACCCTGCCCCGGTGGTGTCATGGAGCACGCCACGCTTCAAGCGTGGAGGAGGAGGTTCGAATCCTTCCGCGGGGCCACAGACGCGAACCGGCGATACGCCCCTGAGTCCTCTTACCGGTGCCCGATGAACGTCACCCCCGGCGAACTCGAAACCTGTCTCAAGGTGCTCCAACACGTGGCGGACGATCCCGCGGCGGCGGACGGGCACGACCGCTTCAAGGCGCTCGTGGCGAAAGTCCACCGGCGCGGGCGGAAGACGGTGAAACAGCGCACGCGGGCAGCCGACCGAAGCGCCGACCGCGCTCATGTCGAACAGACCGGCGTGGTCGCGGGGGCGCCCACTCTTCCCGCTCTCCCGTGCGCGGGCGCAACGGGGCCGCGCACCTATCGGCGCCCCAAGAACTGCTACGTCTGCAAGACGCCCTTCACAGAGGTACACGGGTTCTACCACCAGCTCTGCCCGAGCTGCGCGGAGTTCAACTTCCGCAAGCGCGAACAACGGGCCGACCTGCGCGGGCGGCGGGCGCTGCTCAGCGGCGGG from the Frigoriglobus tundricola genome contains:
- the tnpC gene encoding IS66 family transposase, whose amino-acid sequence is MTPVPQPPELPSDLPPQVVAYIRILEATIAELTAQVTGLTTRVAELEARLNQNSTNSSKPPSSDAPHVKPAPPKPPSGKRRGGQPGHPKAERTLLPPDEIRALKPSTCRDCAHPLTGDDPQPAVHQVHEIPVITPHVTEYRCHRLRCPHCGTTTAATVPAEAATGYGPRAQAVAAVLTGSCRLGKRGTSQLFADLFGLPLSPAMVCKLQHRTAEALKPVAEDALIYTRGQPANVDETGWTQGRKRAWLWVAVTTFVVAFLIRKTRGRSAFDDLRAGSTAVHTTDRYPVYTHLSKHTRQLCWAHLRRDFQAMIDRGGSGTAIGAALLASSDALFEHWYRVRDGTLARSTFRSNYVPELRHQIGEHLRTGAACGCAKTAATCGDLLAVEASLWTFARVVGVEPTNNAAEREVRHAVCWRKTSFGTDSERGSRFVERILTVLASCRRQNRNVLAFLTDAIRAHRNGEPAPTLLPA
- a CDS encoding thioredoxin family protein, encoding MNGPYEEPGPTRDEVNAWSGPAVLEFGADWCGYCQGAQPLILSALGGFPDVRHVKVADGKGKRLGRSFAVKLWPTLVFLKDGQEVARAVRPTDVEEVRRGLVATGAA
- a CDS encoding TolC family protein — its product is MRFFAGKVARRLGAVIACGAGTAGCASLGGSTDDSRPSPPAALASTSRPRVNETSDIRQVGLRVPADAPSAVPEQLKSPPPPQSAPESLDDFVRIAAERNPRVARAAAAIEAARGRRLQAGLYPNPEVGVLWDEIGDRTSVAGSGIVTAPKVTQTIVTGRKLSLAQAVAAREVDQATLELINERYVVVGSVRSVFYEALALQRRAEILTDLLKFAEAAVANGKTLLDKQQIARLDFIQLEVERERFRAELQAVQRELPGAYRRLAAASGNSAAIPAALVGSFDGLPEYDPEAVRQAVLAYHPLARSARVGVEKAQAALRRAEAEPVPNVSVYGAYIRQFENRSYDGAAGFSLTLPVWNRNQGNIHAARAELGVAISTVGQVENDLAARVAVAFQMYAAARERAEVYRTELIPRAEETYKLSLGAFKGGQFEYLRVIQSQRAAAESRLEYNRSLGEAWKAAADLSALLLEEWWPGPQPAPKGPGAGPVMVPPMTPPEAGPKGP